The Streptomyces sp. NBC_01244 genome contains a region encoding:
- a CDS encoding CBS domain-containing protein, translating to MPARDLAEPYPHITTEDDAIDAVRLLAERNLPALLVLDTDGHPYAAVPGSQLVRQLVPEYVMEDPLLAPVIDERHAETMAEQLEGKTVAEWLPPRTFKPPYVGPDAGTMELAAAMARTHVPLVAVVERSGDQSRLLGVVSAAGLMRHLLAAAGRTEDET from the coding sequence ATGCCCGCCCGTGATCTCGCCGAGCCCTACCCGCACATCACGACCGAAGACGACGCGATCGACGCGGTCCGCCTGCTGGCCGAACGCAACCTGCCCGCGCTGCTCGTCCTGGACACCGACGGCCACCCGTACGCCGCCGTGCCCGGATCGCAGCTGGTGCGGCAGCTGGTGCCCGAGTACGTGATGGAGGATCCGCTGCTGGCACCCGTCATCGACGAACGGCACGCCGAGACGATGGCCGAGCAGCTGGAGGGCAAGACGGTGGCAGAGTGGCTGCCCCCGCGTACCTTCAAGCCCCCCTACGTCGGCCCGGACGCGGGGACGATGGAACTCGCGGCCGCCATGGCCCGCACCCACGTCCCGCTGGTCGCGGTCGTCGAACGCAGCGGTGACCAGAGCCGGCTCCTCGGGGTCGTCTCGGCCGCCGGCCTCATGCGGCACCTCCTCGCCGCGGCCGGCCGGACGGAGGACGAGACGTGA
- a CDS encoding GNAT family N-acetyltransferase, with protein MIEVLPVTGEQSDMLGAAIALGNRYTKRLGLLTPPAYRKYADDGGLLVALEGGELVGYALFGLPKRSQHVRLVHLCVAEESRGKGIASRLIAELRRRQGHRLGIRARCRRDYGLSATWSGLGFVPKGEGLGRGGDKETLDTWWLDHGHEDLFAEAQSDALLVVTVDHTVFSGLRGAGAENAVEESRALEAGWLADLVELAYTPQLLLHVQAVEDREQRNHQRAGLSRLRLLTPDAAAVVARQQELITAVGKELPGVALDGDLRARLRYVAETSCAGLQVLVTREPEFVRLADIVWAVARVKVVSPAAVTLQVDELRQAQVYRPADLMGTAFSATEVEHGSEDGLVAFFERDADGGAAFAERLKGLSQDGVLWRRELLRDGEGHPVALYAWALDGPTLTVPILRTASHPLEETIARQLLFMLKRTGREREAQVVRITDPSLSRAAMAAAGGDGFVEDENGFTALLVDVCGSAEEVSTAAGQIAARLGSVTPRLDAHVSPEIASVAERVWWPAKLVDTALPSFIAPVRPRWSTELFNVPAMLVPRDDVLGISREHVYYRSPGHRGESVPARILWYVSEGIAGQQGKMVIGCSRLDEVVIGDPDILFSQFEHLGVYGRAEVRGTAGDSGRVMALRFSDTELFPVQVTHSRLAALAKGLGLRLSLMSLSRISDALFQAVYEEGHRKT; from the coding sequence ATGATCGAAGTTCTGCCGGTGACTGGAGAACAGTCGGACATGCTCGGTGCGGCCATCGCCTTGGGCAACAGGTACACCAAGAGGCTGGGGCTGCTCACGCCGCCCGCGTACCGGAAGTACGCCGACGATGGTGGGTTGCTGGTCGCGTTAGAAGGCGGCGAGCTCGTCGGCTACGCGCTCTTCGGGCTGCCCAAGCGCAGCCAGCACGTTCGTCTCGTGCACCTGTGTGTGGCGGAGGAGAGTCGGGGCAAGGGGATCGCTAGCCGCTTGATCGCAGAGCTCCGCCGTCGCCAAGGGCATCGGCTCGGCATTCGGGCCAGGTGCCGGCGGGACTACGGGCTCAGTGCCACGTGGAGCGGTCTCGGCTTCGTTCCGAAGGGTGAGGGCCTGGGACGAGGGGGTGACAAGGAGACCCTCGATACCTGGTGGCTGGACCACGGCCACGAGGATTTGTTCGCCGAAGCGCAGAGCGACGCCCTGCTGGTCGTGACCGTCGACCACACCGTCTTCTCCGGACTTCGAGGCGCGGGCGCTGAGAACGCGGTCGAGGAGTCGCGGGCTCTTGAGGCCGGGTGGCTCGCAGACCTGGTCGAACTCGCCTACACGCCACAGCTCCTCCTCCACGTGCAGGCGGTCGAGGATCGGGAGCAGCGGAACCATCAGCGCGCCGGCCTGTCTAGGCTTCGTCTCCTGACGCCCGACGCCGCCGCAGTGGTCGCCCGCCAGCAGGAGCTGATCACGGCCGTGGGCAAGGAGCTGCCCGGTGTCGCGCTCGATGGCGACCTGCGCGCTCGCCTCCGGTACGTGGCCGAGACCTCCTGTGCCGGCCTGCAGGTGCTGGTGACCCGAGAGCCCGAGTTTGTGCGATTGGCCGACATCGTCTGGGCCGTCGCGCGCGTCAAGGTGGTCTCTCCGGCAGCGGTGACGCTTCAGGTGGACGAACTCCGCCAAGCCCAGGTGTACCGACCGGCCGATCTCATGGGCACGGCCTTTTCCGCTACGGAAGTCGAGCACGGTAGTGAAGACGGGCTCGTCGCCTTCTTCGAGCGGGACGCCGACGGAGGGGCAGCGTTCGCGGAGCGCTTGAAGGGTCTTTCCCAAGATGGGGTGCTGTGGCGCAGGGAACTGCTCCGGGACGGCGAAGGACACCCTGTAGCCCTATATGCCTGGGCGTTGGACGGCCCTACCCTGACCGTTCCGATCCTTCGGACCGCGTCGCACCCGCTTGAGGAAACCATCGCCCGACAGCTGCTCTTCATGCTGAAGAGGACCGGCCGGGAGAGGGAGGCCCAAGTCGTGCGGATCACCGATCCGTCCCTCTCCCGCGCGGCCATGGCTGCGGCGGGTGGCGACGGCTTCGTCGAGGACGAGAACGGCTTCACCGCGCTCCTCGTCGATGTGTGCGGGTCGGCGGAGGAAGTCTCAACGGCTGCGGGGCAGATCGCGGCTCGACTCGGTAGCGTGACGCCTCGTCTGGACGCCCACGTGTCACCGGAGATCGCGAGCGTCGCCGAGAGGGTCTGGTGGCCGGCGAAGCTCGTCGACACGGCTCTGCCGTCCTTCATCGCTCCCGTCAGGCCGCGCTGGTCCACGGAGCTCTTCAACGTCCCGGCGATGCTCGTGCCGCGCGACGACGTGCTCGGCATCAGCCGTGAGCACGTCTACTACAGGTCCCCGGGTCATCGCGGAGAGAGCGTTCCCGCCCGGATCCTCTGGTACGTCAGCGAGGGGATCGCCGGGCAACAGGGCAAGATGGTGATCGGTTGCTCGCGGCTCGACGAGGTGGTCATCGGCGATCCGGACATCCTCTTCTCGCAATTCGAACACCTGGGCGTATATGGTCGTGCCGAAGTGCGTGGGACGGCCGGTGATTCGGGCAGGGTCATGGCGCTCCGGTTCTCGGACACGGAGCTGTTTCCCGTACAGGTGACGCATTCGCGATTGGCCGCGCTGGCGAAAGGGCTGGGGCTACGGTTGTCGCTGATGTCGCTGTCGAGGATCAGCGACGCGCTGTTCCAGGCCGTCTACGAAGAGGGGCACCGAAAGACGTGA
- a CDS encoding serine/threonine-protein kinase produces the protein MSGTVIAQIGNRQVGNRISDRYEVLERLGGGSGGEVYRVFDEYLRAEAALKLFEPLQGQPATWDEAQVLKELQSQYLLPVYNADIASGTDIRYITMPVMDGDLESAAAPFGADVAKAVHWGQQLGYGLERIHAAGLLHRDVKPGNAFADSGSNVLLGDLGFAARMDVDGYTAANGTFATVAPEVLSTGKCSVASDVYSLAATLFYLLSGQYPSGPIAIRPAARRERILQSQFDKLRDLAPHVPQGLGGVVERGLSPDPAARPSSAQELANQLAQCSHPQRSWRRVTPHDGHAQCFEGGATNTAKAVSVCAVQDGRGRYSVEVRYAGGRHARQHEKSGLQLDSLPAAFRTVLRNL, from the coding sequence ATGTCGGGAACGGTCATCGCCCAGATCGGCAACCGCCAGGTCGGGAACCGCATCAGTGATCGCTACGAGGTGCTGGAACGCCTTGGGGGCGGATCTGGCGGCGAGGTCTATCGTGTCTTCGATGAGTACCTTCGCGCCGAGGCGGCGCTAAAGCTCTTCGAACCGCTGCAAGGTCAGCCGGCAACGTGGGACGAAGCCCAGGTACTCAAGGAGTTGCAGAGCCAGTACCTCCTGCCTGTCTATAACGCTGACATCGCCAGCGGGACCGACATCCGCTACATCACCATGCCTGTCATGGACGGCGACCTAGAGTCAGCCGCGGCACCGTTCGGCGCTGACGTCGCGAAAGCAGTGCACTGGGGTCAGCAGCTTGGGTACGGGCTCGAGCGCATCCATGCCGCTGGCCTACTCCATCGCGACGTCAAACCAGGAAACGCCTTTGCCGACAGCGGCAGCAACGTCTTGTTGGGAGACCTTGGCTTTGCCGCGCGGATGGATGTCGATGGCTATACCGCCGCGAACGGAACCTTCGCCACCGTGGCTCCCGAGGTGTTGAGCACCGGCAAATGTTCGGTGGCATCAGATGTCTACTCTCTAGCCGCCACCTTGTTCTACCTCCTATCCGGGCAGTACCCGAGCGGGCCGATAGCCATCCGCCCGGCAGCCCGCAGGGAGCGGATCCTCCAGTCTCAGTTCGACAAGCTGCGTGATCTCGCCCCGCATGTCCCCCAGGGGCTCGGCGGTGTCGTCGAACGAGGACTCTCTCCCGATCCAGCTGCTCGTCCCAGCAGCGCGCAAGAGCTCGCAAACCAGCTCGCTCAATGCTCACACCCTCAACGATCTTGGCGCCGTGTCACACCTCACGACGGTCACGCCCAATGCTTTGAAGGGGGCGCCACCAATACGGCGAAGGCCGTATCGGTCTGTGCGGTGCAGGATGGACGGGGCCGCTACAGTGTCGAGGTACGTTACGCGGGGGGTCGGCACGCACGCCAACACGAGAAGAGCGGACTCCAACTGGACAGCCTGCCGGCTGCTTTCCGTACCGTGCTTCGTAATCTGTAG
- a CDS encoding ArsB/NhaD family transporter has product MSGWQSWAAIAVFAGAYVLIITEWVHRVAAALGGAALMLAIGATDDRAAFHSDETGIDWNVIFLLLGMMLIVGILKRTGLFEYLAIWSVKRARARPFRVMTMLVVITAVASALLDNVTTVLLVAPVTLLVCDRLRLPAAPFLIAEVFAANIGGTATLVGDPPNIIIASRAGLTFNDFLVHLAPLCAVLIVILVLLCRLMFASTFVYDEKRAAELMELREREAIRDPRLLAQGLGVLVLVVAGFVLHPVLHYEPSVVALLGAGLLVAISKVETGEVLGEVEWPTLAFFAGLFVMVGALIETGVIGELAGSLADAIGGAELGGTMLLLGGSAVLSGIVDNIPYVATMAPVTSELVADLGGDPDHVMWWALALGADLGGNATAIGASANVVVLGIAERNRTPITFWQFTKYGLIVTAVTVAVAAVYLWLRYFALT; this is encoded by the coding sequence GTGAGCGGCTGGCAGAGCTGGGCCGCCATCGCCGTGTTCGCAGGCGCCTACGTCCTGATCATCACCGAGTGGGTGCACCGGGTCGCCGCCGCCCTGGGCGGCGCGGCGCTGATGCTGGCCATCGGCGCCACCGACGACAGGGCGGCCTTCCACTCCGACGAGACCGGCATCGACTGGAACGTCATCTTCCTGCTCCTTGGGATGATGCTGATCGTCGGAATACTGAAGCGGACCGGCCTCTTCGAGTACCTGGCCATCTGGTCCGTCAAGAGAGCCAGGGCCCGCCCGTTCCGGGTGATGACCATGCTCGTCGTGATCACCGCCGTCGCTTCCGCCCTGCTGGACAACGTCACCACCGTGCTGCTGGTCGCACCCGTCACCCTCCTGGTGTGCGACCGGCTGCGGCTGCCCGCCGCGCCGTTCCTGATCGCCGAGGTCTTCGCCGCCAACATCGGCGGCACCGCCACCCTCGTCGGCGACCCGCCCAACATCATCATCGCCAGCCGCGCCGGCCTCACCTTCAACGACTTCCTCGTCCACCTCGCCCCCCTGTGCGCGGTCCTGATAGTCATCCTGGTGCTGCTGTGCCGGCTGATGTTCGCGAGCACCTTCGTCTACGACGAGAAGCGCGCAGCCGAGCTGATGGAACTGCGGGAGCGCGAAGCCATCCGGGACCCGCGGCTGCTCGCACAAGGGTTGGGCGTCCTCGTGCTCGTCGTTGCCGGATTCGTCCTGCACCCGGTGCTGCACTACGAGCCGAGCGTCGTCGCGCTGCTCGGCGCGGGCCTGCTCGTCGCGATCTCCAAGGTGGAGACGGGCGAGGTACTGGGCGAGGTGGAGTGGCCCACCCTCGCCTTCTTCGCGGGCCTGTTCGTGATGGTCGGCGCCCTCATCGAGACCGGCGTGATCGGCGAACTCGCCGGCTCCCTCGCGGACGCCATCGGAGGCGCCGAACTCGGCGGCACCATGCTGCTGCTGGGCGGCTCGGCCGTCCTGTCCGGGATCGTCGACAACATCCCGTACGTGGCCACAATGGCCCCCGTCACCAGCGAGCTGGTGGCCGATCTGGGCGGCGACCCCGACCACGTCATGTGGTGGGCCCTCGCCCTCGGCGCCGACCTCGGCGGCAACGCCACCGCCATCGGCGCCTCCGCCAACGTCGTCGTCCTCGGCATCGCCGAACGCAACCGCACCCCCATCACCTTCTGGCAGTTCACCAAGTACGGCCTGATCGTCACCGCCGTCACCGTCGCCGTGGCCGCCGTATACCTGTGGCTGCGCTACTTCGCCCTGACCTGA
- a CDS encoding cation:proton antiporter, which yields MVLVAVFGVALLIAVLLSGLAARTVLSTSLLFLLGGALVSDGFLGLIHITADSEIVAVTADLALFAVLFTDGMHVTFAKLRQNWKNPARALGLGMPLAMVGMAVITHYLVGLDWTTSFLVGAVLAPTDPVFASAIVGRKEVPAKLRQLLNVESGINDGLALPVVLILIAAAGPTSGMADASVARIALELGLGLVFGGVLPLAVAALVRLRLLGAEPKLQPLLPLATGIVLYAACHLTHANPYLAAFSAGAVLAAVSPEAKVVFEPLGEALAELAKFAALLVFGALLTPQLFGDLSVGGYVAVVLAVVLIRPASLLLSLMGSRIERREKLVAAWFGPKGFASVVYGLLVLQAGIPQGEAAYTLIAVCIAFSIIAHSSTDVPIARLFHVDDLTGIPAQGPVTGVRTTDVPALSSAPHQETHHARP from the coding sequence ATGGTGCTCGTCGCTGTCTTCGGTGTGGCACTGCTGATCGCGGTGCTGCTCTCCGGGCTTGCCGCCCGCACGGTCCTCTCGACCTCCCTCCTCTTCCTCTTGGGCGGAGCCCTCGTCAGCGACGGGTTCCTCGGGCTCATCCACATCACGGCGGACAGCGAGATCGTCGCGGTCACCGCCGATCTGGCCCTGTTCGCCGTGCTGTTCACCGACGGCATGCACGTCACCTTCGCGAAGCTGCGGCAGAACTGGAAGAACCCGGCCCGTGCGCTGGGCCTGGGGATGCCGCTGGCGATGGTCGGCATGGCCGTCATCACCCACTACCTCGTCGGGCTGGACTGGACGACGTCGTTCCTCGTCGGCGCGGTGCTGGCGCCGACGGACCCGGTGTTCGCCTCGGCGATCGTGGGCCGCAAGGAGGTTCCCGCGAAGCTGCGGCAGCTGCTGAACGTGGAGAGCGGGATCAACGACGGGCTCGCCCTGCCGGTGGTACTGATCCTGATCGCCGCCGCCGGGCCCACCTCCGGGATGGCCGACGCCTCCGTCGCCAGGATCGCGCTGGAGCTCGGCCTGGGACTGGTCTTCGGCGGCGTGCTTCCGCTGGCGGTGGCGGCGCTGGTGCGGCTGCGGCTGCTGGGCGCGGAGCCGAAGCTCCAGCCGTTGCTTCCGCTGGCGACGGGGATCGTCCTCTATGCGGCATGCCACCTGACCCACGCCAACCCCTACCTGGCGGCGTTCTCCGCCGGTGCGGTGCTGGCCGCCGTATCGCCCGAGGCGAAGGTGGTGTTCGAGCCGCTCGGCGAGGCGCTGGCGGAGCTGGCGAAGTTCGCTGCGCTGCTGGTGTTCGGCGCGCTGCTCACTCCGCAGCTGTTCGGCGACCTGTCGGTGGGCGGGTACGTGGCGGTGGTCCTGGCCGTCGTGCTGATTCGCCCGGCCTCGCTGTTGTTGTCCCTGATGGGCAGCCGGATCGAGCGGCGGGAGAAGCTGGTCGCCGCCTGGTTCGGTCCCAAAGGCTTCGCCTCTGTGGTGTACGGGCTGCTGGTCCTCCAGGCCGGTATCCCGCAGGGCGAGGCCGCGTACACCCTCATAGCCGTCTGCATCGCCTTCTCGATCATCGCCCACAGCAGCACGGACGTTCCCATCGCCCGCCTCTTCCATGTGGACGACCTCACCGGCATCCCGGCCCAAGGCCCCGTAACCGGCGTTCGTACGACCGATGTTCCCGCCCTGAGCAGTGCACCCCATCAGGAGACGCACCATGCCCGCCCGTGA
- a CDS encoding very short patch repair endonuclease, giving the protein MRTSLNAVATVEQIQPGQTVPDRGAVTESAATSCPGVETKDSRRGVPSPRDANARRVMVAQRNRDTAPELALRRALHSLGFRYRVNMPIPGMPRRRADVTFTRWRTAVFVQGCFWHACQKHLHAPKHNSEWWRRKLEGNVRRDEETDAHLVHLGWLPLRIWEHEGVDDAVGRVTAALATRDHPRALRLGGPDMAK; this is encoded by the coding sequence ATGCGCACGTCACTGAATGCTGTGGCGACAGTCGAACAGATCCAGCCGGGGCAGACCGTGCCGGACCGCGGGGCGGTTACCGAATCGGCAGCCACTAGTTGTCCGGGAGTGGAGACCAAAGACAGCCGCAGAGGCGTGCCGAGTCCGCGGGACGCGAATGCCAGGAGGGTGATGGTGGCCCAACGCAACCGGGACACCGCTCCAGAACTCGCCTTGCGGCGTGCTCTTCATTCCTTGGGCTTCCGCTACCGCGTGAACATGCCCATCCCCGGGATGCCGCGCCGTCGCGCTGACGTCACCTTCACCAGATGGCGAACCGCAGTCTTCGTCCAAGGATGCTTCTGGCACGCGTGCCAGAAGCATCTGCACGCTCCGAAGCACAACTCCGAATGGTGGCGCCGAAAACTCGAAGGCAATGTCCGCCGCGACGAGGAGACCGACGCCCACCTCGTACACCTGGGCTGGCTGCCGCTGCGCATCTGGGAGCACGAAGGCGTGGACGACGCCGTTGGCAGGGTGACGGCGGCACTGGCGACCCGTGACCACCCCCGGGCCCTACGTCTGGGGGGCCCGGACATGGCCAAGTGA
- a CDS encoding ASCH domain-containing protein, which produces MSDPERAMLLSVHPRFATAILAGTKTVEVRRQRVAAPPGTPVLLYATAPTMAIVGMARIASVQVATPREVWTASGASAGISLREYDEYMSGATRASGLSLEEPVTFEVPVPLAALRASGAFHPPQSYRYLTGEDLRKVAAATPVTGEALHGALGALAPA; this is translated from the coding sequence GTGAGCGATCCGGAGCGCGCGATGCTGCTGTCCGTCCACCCGCGGTTCGCGACGGCGATCCTGGCCGGAACGAAGACGGTGGAAGTGCGCCGTCAGCGCGTTGCCGCTCCTCCCGGGACGCCCGTACTCCTGTACGCGACCGCGCCGACCATGGCCATCGTGGGCATGGCGCGGATCGCGTCAGTCCAGGTGGCCACCCCTCGTGAAGTCTGGACCGCCAGTGGTGCGAGCGCTGGCATCAGTCTGCGCGAGTACGACGAGTACATGAGCGGAGCGACCCGGGCCAGCGGTCTCTCACTGGAAGAGCCAGTCACCTTCGAGGTGCCAGTCCCTCTGGCCGCCCTCAGAGCCTCCGGCGCGTTTCATCCACCGCAGAGCTATAGGTATTTGACTGGCGAGGACCTCCGCAAGGTGGCTGCGGCAACACCTGTCACTGGCGAGGCCCTGCATGGAGCTCTGGGCGCATTGGCGCCTGCCTAG